From Aquabacter sp. L1I39, the proteins below share one genomic window:
- the modA gene encoding molybdate ABC transporter substrate-binding protein yields MSLSMPFIRLSRRLAIASALAAALSCGLISAPSAARADQVTVFAAASLTNALQDIAKAYKDKSPDTIRFSFAASSDLAKQMEAGAPANIFVSADNKWVDYAQAKDLILPESRTPLLSNALVLIVPADKARTVTIDDKLSAEALLGPDGKLATGITESVPVGIYAKAALTKLGLWDQFRPRIVGAESVRAALALVERGEAAAGIVYATDAAIAKNVKVAGTFPASSHPEIVYPFALVKGQDTPAAKAFFAFLKGPEAKAIFVKYGFTVL; encoded by the coding sequence ATGTCTCTTTCCATGCCGTTCATCCGCCTTTCCAGGCGCCTCGCCATTGCTTCCGCCCTTGCTGCCGCCCTTTCTTGCGGGCTGATTTCGGCGCCTTCCGCCGCCCGTGCCGACCAGGTCACGGTGTTCGCCGCTGCCAGCCTGACCAACGCCCTCCAGGACATTGCCAAGGCCTACAAGGACAAGTCGCCGGACACGATCCGCTTCTCCTTTGCCGCCTCCTCCGATCTTGCCAAGCAGATGGAAGCGGGCGCGCCCGCCAACATCTTCGTGTCGGCGGACAATAAGTGGGTGGACTATGCCCAGGCCAAGGACCTCATCCTCCCCGAGAGCCGGACCCCGCTTCTGAGCAATGCCCTGGTGCTGATCGTGCCCGCCGACAAGGCCCGCACCGTCACCATCGACGACAAGCTGAGCGCCGAGGCGCTGCTGGGGCCGGATGGCAAGCTCGCCACCGGCATCACGGAGAGCGTGCCCGTGGGCATCTATGCCAAGGCGGCGCTGACCAAGCTCGGCCTGTGGGACCAGTTCCGCCCCCGCATCGTGGGCGCCGAAAGCGTGCGCGCGGCGCTCGCATTGGTGGAGCGGGGCGAGGCCGCGGCGGGCATCGTCTATGCCACCGACGCTGCCATCGCCAAGAATGTGAAAGTGGCCGGCACCTTCCCCGCCTCCAGCCACCCGGAGATCGTCTATCCCTTCGCGCTGGTGAAGGGACAGGACACGCCGGCGGCCAAGGCCTTCTTCGCCTTCCTGAAGGGACCGGAGGCGAAAGCCATCTTCGTGAAATACGGCTTCACGGTGCTCTGA
- a CDS encoding FAD-binding oxidoreductase, whose translation MPHSARTSLSHTSWGNVIRAEHQVVSPDQPYAAARVLTEIPAGRPAIAYGCGRSYGDVALNPGGLLIETRRLDCFISFDAEKGLLTCESGVTLAEILRATSVPAKDGSGWLLPVVPGTRFVTVGGAIANDVHGKNAHVFGSFGCHVESLDLARSDGRILTCSAQNNAELFAATVGGLGLTGLILRATLRLRRVEGLALETEEIRFARLADFFALDAESAVGWEYTAAWIDCLARGNQLGRGIYLRARHAPGVSAPPPSLGPRRSVPIAPPLSLVNGLSVRAFNAAYWRKLGTAERVRRVVPYEGAFFPLDALGGWNRLYGPKGFFQFQCVVPPEGAEAATAELLAAIAEAGQGSMLVVLKRFGHVVSPGLLSFPMPGITLALDFPNAGADTVRLMTRLEAIAVAAGGRLYPAKDALMTAESFARGYPRLDRFRGHMDPALSSAFSRRVGLSDASDGSGEGR comes from the coding sequence ATGCCGCATTCCGCCCGCACCTCCCTCTCGCACACCTCGTGGGGCAATGTCATCCGGGCTGAGCACCAGGTGGTGTCACCCGATCAACCCTATGCTGCTGCAAGGGTTTTGACCGAGATCCCCGCAGGAAGACCGGCCATTGCCTATGGCTGCGGACGGTCCTATGGCGACGTCGCCCTCAATCCCGGTGGCCTGCTGATCGAGACCCGGCGGCTGGATTGCTTCATTTCGTTCGACGCGGAGAAAGGCCTCCTCACCTGCGAATCCGGCGTGACGTTGGCGGAAATCCTGCGGGCAACCTCAGTTCCGGCGAAAGACGGCTCGGGTTGGCTTCTGCCGGTGGTGCCCGGCACGCGCTTCGTCACGGTAGGCGGGGCCATCGCCAATGACGTGCACGGCAAGAATGCCCATGTGTTCGGCTCCTTCGGCTGCCATGTGGAATCTCTCGACCTCGCCCGCAGCGATGGCCGCATTCTCACCTGTTCGGCCCAGAACAACGCGGAATTGTTCGCGGCAACCGTTGGTGGCCTGGGCCTGACCGGCCTCATCCTGCGGGCCACCTTGCGTCTGCGCCGGGTTGAGGGGCTGGCCCTCGAAACCGAGGAGATCCGCTTCGCCCGCCTGGCCGACTTCTTTGCCCTGGATGCAGAGAGCGCGGTGGGGTGGGAATACACCGCCGCATGGATCGATTGCCTGGCACGGGGCAATCAATTGGGACGCGGCATCTATCTGCGCGCCCGCCACGCACCGGGCGTATCCGCGCCACCGCCTTCGTTGGGACCACGGCGCTCCGTCCCCATTGCGCCGCCTTTGTCCCTGGTGAACGGCCTGTCGGTGCGCGCCTTCAACGCTGCCTATTGGCGCAAACTCGGCACGGCGGAGCGCGTGAGGCGGGTGGTGCCGTATGAGGGCGCCTTCTTTCCGCTCGATGCCTTGGGCGGCTGGAACCGCCTGTATGGACCCAAGGGCTTCTTTCAGTTCCAGTGCGTCGTGCCGCCCGAGGGGGCCGAGGCCGCCACGGCTGAACTCCTGGCTGCCATTGCCGAGGCGGGGCAGGGCTCCATGCTTGTGGTGTTGAAGCGGTTTGGTCATGTGGTGTCGCCGGGCTTGCTTTCCTTCCCCATGCCCGGCATCACGCTGGCGCTGGATTTTCCGAATGCCGGGGCGGATACCGTGAGGCTCATGACGCGGCTTGAGGCCATCGCCGTGGCGGCGGGGGGACGCCTCTATCCGGCCAAGGATGCGCTCATGACAGCCGAGAGCTTTGCGCGCGGCTATCCCCGGCTGGATAGGTTCCGGGGACATATGGACCCCGCTCTTTCCTCGGCGTTCTCCCGCCGCGTGGGGCTGAGCGATGCATCGGATGGTTCGGGGGAGGGGCGATGA
- the modB gene encoding molybdate ABC transporter permease subunit yields MLTPDEWTAVHLSLEVAFWATVWSLPPAIALAWLLSRTHFPGKGLLDGIIHLPLVLPRVVVGYLLLLTLGSKGFLGQYLYDWFGIRLIFSTAGATVAAAVVSFPLSVNAIRLSLDAVDKGLETAARTLGASRVDVFFSVTLPLMAPGILSGALICLASALGEFGATITFVSNIEGQTRTIPLAIYSATHMPDGDAIAARLSLVSVVLALGALMLADFADKQLKRALGRA; encoded by the coding sequence ATGCTGACCCCGGATGAATGGACAGCCGTCCATCTCAGCCTTGAGGTGGCCTTCTGGGCCACGGTATGGAGCCTGCCGCCCGCCATCGCCTTGGCTTGGCTGCTGTCGCGGACACATTTCCCCGGCAAGGGGCTGCTGGACGGCATCATCCACCTGCCGCTGGTGCTCCCCCGCGTGGTGGTGGGCTATCTGCTGTTGCTCACCCTCGGATCCAAGGGCTTCCTGGGGCAGTATCTTTATGATTGGTTTGGCATCCGCCTCATCTTCTCCACGGCGGGCGCCACCGTGGCGGCGGCGGTGGTGAGCTTTCCCCTGTCGGTGAACGCCATCCGCCTGTCCCTCGATGCGGTGGACAAGGGGCTGGAGACAGCGGCCCGCACGCTCGGCGCCTCGCGGGTGGACGTGTTCTTCTCGGTCACCTTGCCCTTGATGGCGCCCGGCATCCTGTCGGGGGCGCTCATCTGCCTCGCCTCGGCGCTGGGCGAGTTCGGCGCCACCATCACCTTCGTCTCCAACATCGAGGGCCAGACCCGGACCATTCCGCTGGCCATCTACAGCGCCACCCATATGCCGGACGGCGATGCCATCGCGGCGCGCCTCTCCTTGGTGTCGGTGGTGCTGGCGCTGGGCGCCCTGATGCTGGCGGATTTCGCGGACAAGCAGCTCAAGCGGGCATTGGGGCGGGCATGA
- a CDS encoding UbiA family prenyltransferase encodes MSLTAASINEATLLPLVVDLDGTLTLSDTLHESCLALLKSVPQTGLSACLRLLPHLRAGKAQFKRAVAEAVVLDHERLPLNADLLDWLRQEHRAGRPLYLVTAADQSIADAVAGHLGLFDGAFGSGEGVNLSGARKLALIRSRIGERFLYAGDAPVDAPLFAAAEGAILVGNVKRLEALIPPDKPVVRRFSVPVPGLLTWMRAFRLPHWSKNLLVFIAPLLTIHHAPQGVLAQAFLLFLAMGFLASATYVVNDLLDLPADRRHPRKRLRPFASGAIPPRQGVVAAGALILLSFSLALALPASARLALLGYAAVTLAYSFFLKQQAIVDVFVLAGLFTLRILAGALLLPAAPSPWLLTFSMFFFLGLAMVKRHAELDRVVREGGSGVASRGYTARDLPLLLAAGVASSFAAIVMFMIYLIGEQYPNGMYRHPGLLWIMMPVLLIFVLRVWHLTIHGRMNEDPVMFALKDKTSLALGALALGALVLAL; translated from the coding sequence ATGTCCCTGACCGCAGCTTCCATCAATGAGGCCACCTTGCTGCCGCTGGTTGTCGACCTGGACGGCACGCTGACCCTCTCGGACACCCTGCACGAATCCTGCCTCGCCTTGCTGAAGAGCGTGCCGCAGACCGGCCTGTCCGCCTGCCTGCGCCTCCTGCCGCATTTGCGGGCGGGCAAGGCGCAGTTCAAGCGGGCGGTGGCCGAAGCGGTGGTGCTCGACCATGAGCGCCTGCCGCTCAATGCCGACCTCCTGGACTGGCTACGGCAGGAGCACCGCGCCGGACGTCCCCTCTATCTTGTGACGGCGGCGGACCAGTCCATCGCCGATGCGGTCGCCGGCCATCTGGGTCTCTTCGACGGCGCCTTCGGGTCGGGGGAGGGGGTGAACCTGTCGGGGGCGCGAAAGCTGGCGCTCATCCGCAGCCGGATCGGGGAACGCTTCCTCTATGCTGGCGACGCGCCGGTGGACGCCCCTCTCTTCGCCGCCGCGGAGGGGGCCATTCTGGTGGGAAACGTGAAGCGGCTCGAAGCCTTGATCCCGCCGGACAAGCCGGTTGTTCGCCGCTTTTCCGTTCCTGTTCCGGGCCTCCTCACCTGGATGCGGGCATTCCGGCTGCCCCACTGGTCGAAGAACCTCCTCGTTTTCATCGCCCCCCTCCTGACCATCCATCACGCCCCGCAAGGCGTTCTGGCACAAGCCTTTTTGCTCTTCCTGGCCATGGGTTTCCTGGCCTCTGCCACGTATGTGGTGAACGACCTCCTCGACCTGCCCGCCGACCGCCGCCACCCCCGCAAGCGCCTGCGCCCCTTCGCCTCCGGCGCCATCCCGCCCCGGCAGGGTGTGGTCGCTGCTGGAGCATTGATATTATTGAGTTTTTCCCTCGCCTTGGCGCTTCCGGCGTCCGCCCGGCTGGCGCTGCTGGGCTATGCTGCGGTGACGCTCGCCTATTCCTTCTTCCTGAAGCAGCAGGCAATCGTCGATGTCTTTGTTCTGGCAGGGCTTTTCACGCTTCGTATCCTCGCTGGCGCGCTTCTTCTGCCGGCCGCCCCCTCGCCCTGGCTCTTGACCTTCTCCATGTTCTTTTTCCTGGGCCTCGCCATGGTGAAGCGCCATGCGGAGCTAGACCGGGTGGTGCGGGAAGGGGGGAGTGGGGTGGCTTCCCGAGGCTATACGGCCCGCGACCTTCCGCTTCTGCTTGCCGCGGGAGTCGCATCGAGCTTTGCGGCCATAGTCATGTTCATGATCTACCTGATCGGCGAACAATATCCCAACGGGATGTATCGTCATCCTGGACTTCTCTGGATCATGATGCCAGTTCTGCTCATCTTCGTTCTGCGCGTCTGGCACCTGACAATCCACGGGCGAATGAACGAAGATCCGGTCATGTTCGCCCTGAAGGACAAGACATCCCTGGCCCTGGGCGCGCTGGCGCTGGGGGCCCTGGTGCTGGCGCTCTAG